The bacterium genome contains the following window.
TCACACAGATTCCAGTTATTTTTAATTGCTATTTCAACTATGCTAATGTTTTGAGAAACACATTCAAGAAATAAATAAACATTTTCAGAAAGATTTTTTGTCCTGCAACCAAGTTCTTTATTGCCTGTGTAAGTTAATTTCGGGATAAAAAACTGGAGGCAATGGTCTTTTCTGACCACATCCAAGTAGCTTTGCATTGAAGAATTTTCAAGCTGTTCTTTTAATTCCATATAAATAGTTTGTTTTATCCAGACAGGAAGAGTAAATATTTCCTGTATAATTAGTTTAAATGATTTTTGGTGTGAAATTGTCATTATTTTTCCTTAATAAAGATGTTTGGTTTGCTTTTATTATTTTAAGCTTATTTTTCATTTATGTTAAGAGGTTTTTATAAAATAGGTGAAAGAAACTTTTCTGTTCTGTTAAAATATAACTGGAAAAAGATTTTTAGGAGTTAAAACTTTGGAAAAAATAAGAGTTCTAAGTGTTTTTGGGACAAGACCTGAAGCTATAAAAATGGCTCCTGTTGTTATGGAACTTGAAAAAAACAAAAATGATTTTGAAAGTATTGTCTGTATAACAGCTCAACACAGGGAAATGCTTGATCAGGTCTTGAATCTTTTCAATATAAAACCTGATTATGATCTTAATATAATGAAGCACAATCAGGATTTGTGGACTTTAACATCCGGTGTTCTCCTTCAGATGAAGGAGGTTTTTGAAAAAACCCGTCCGCATGTTGTTCTTGTTCATGGAGATACCACTACAGCACTTGCAACAAGCCTTTCTGCGTTTTATGCAAAGATTCCGATAGGGCATGTTGAAGCAGGATTAAGAACTTTTAACAAGCATTATCCTTTTCCCGAAGAATTAAACAGGGTTGTGGCCGATTCGGTTTCTTCTTTATATTTTGCGCCTACGCAGCAATCAGTTGACAATCTTTTAAAAGAAAATATCGCCGCCGATAAAATTTATTTAACGGGAAATACTGTTATTGATGCGCTTTTGTATACAGTAAACAATAATGAATTTGATTTATCGGAATTTAATATTGATAAAAATCTGAAAACTATTCTTTTGACTTCGCATAGACGAGAAAATTTTGGAGAACCGCTTGAAAATATTTGCAAAGCGGTAAAAATTCTTGTTGAAAAAAATTCTGATATTCAGGTAATTTATCCTGTTCATCTTAATCCGAATGTGAGAAAAACTGTATTTGGTATGCTTGAAGGAATTGATAGAGTAAAATTAATTGAGCCTCTTGAATATGCACCTTTTGCAAGTCTTATGAAACAATCGCATATTATTCTTACGGATTCAGGCGGTGTTCAGGAGGAAGCTCCGTCTTTAGGAAAGCCTGTTTTTGTTCTTAGAGACGAAACAGAAAGGCCTGAAGCTGTTGAGTTTGGAACAGTAAAGCTGGTGGGGTCTAACACAGAAAAAATTGTTAATTCCGTTCAGGAACTCCTGGATTCTGAAGAAAAATATAATCTGATGGCTTCTGCCACAAATCCTTACGGTGACGGATTTGCTACATCAAGAATTATTCAGGCTTTAAAAAATAATAAAGAGTTCTTGATAAAGAGCTTAGAAAATAATACGATTTTAAAATAAAGAAAAATCTTATAGTTGCTGTTTAATGACCGAATTCAGCATAAGCTTTATCTCTGTAAGGAAGAGATTTTACAGCACCAATGCCTTTAATTTGTTCTGAGGCAACGATTGTAGCAAGTCTTGCCGACTCAAAAGGTGTGTATCCACAAGCTATTCCGTGTAAAAAGCCGCCGTTAAAAGCATCACCTGCGCCTGTAGAATCAACAACTTCGGCGTCTCTACCGGGGATGGTGTTTATTTCGCCATTATATCCGATAACGCAACCGTTTTTGCCCATTTTTACCGCAACAGTAGAAACACCTTTATCCCAGAAATATTTTATAATTTTGTCGGGAGAAGTCTGGTCTATAAGCCATTCAGCATCGTGAATATTGTTTAACATAATAATATCAACGCAATCAATTATTTCTTCCATCGCTTCTTTTGCTTCGTCAGCATCCCAGAGTCTTTCCCTGTAATTTGGGTCATAAGCTACAAGACAGCCTTTGTCTTTTGCAATGCTAAATGCTTTTTTTACCGCGCCCTTCGCAGAGGCAGAAAGCGATTGCACTATTCCTGTTGAATAGACAATGTTTGCTTGCTGAATATAATCTTCGGAAATATCATCAATTGAAAGATTTGTTGCAGCACTTTTCTTTCTGTAAAATACAAATTCTTTTCTTGATTCTTCCTGAATAGAAAGAATATAAAGCCCGTTATAACCTTCCACAATCTTAATATTGCTTGTATCAAGGTTTTCTGCCTGCCATGAATCAAGTAAATAAGTCTGAAAAGAATCTCTTCCGACTCTTGTTATATATCCCACTTTCGAGCCGAGTCTTGCAGCAGCTACTGCTGTGTTTAAAGTATCTCCGCCGTAATATTTATGTAATGTTTCGGCATATATAAGGCTTTCATTTGTTGAAAGCTCAACCATACATTCACCGATTGAAATTATATCAAGACTGTCAGTCATATATTTTTAATTATTCCTCAAAAGACAACGTTTTTTGTTTATTGTTCAGTTTAAGTTTATTTAACCTCGATTAGATTAATTGGTCAAGATTATTAATGTTTTAAATAATAATGTATCTTTTCAACGATTTCATTAATATCAAAAGGTTTTGTTATATATTCATCAGCACCTGTTTCTTCGCCGATAACTTTGTCTTCTTCCTGCGAACGGGCTGTCACCATAAGAACAGGTATGTGTTTGTACTTGTTATCAAATTTTAACAGTCTGCATACTTTGTAACCGTTGATTTTTGGGAGCATGACATCAAGTATTATAACGTCAGGATTTTCTTCTTTAGCTTTTTTTAAGGCTTCTTCCCCGTCCATAGCTATTATGCTTTCAAACCCTTCGCTTTCGATGAGAAATTTAAGAGTTTCTACTATATCAGGTTCATCATCCACAATCAGAATCTTTTTTTTATTATTTTCTTCTGTCATTTTGTTTTCCTATTTTTTATGAATTGTTACCAATCTCGTATGCCGGATAAGAGGGATTATAAAAGAAAATTTACTTCCCTTTTCCGGCTCGCTTTCAAGCCATATTTTTCCTTTATGAGCTTCTATAAGCTGCATTGCTATAGGAAGACCGAGCCCCGTTCCTCCTACTTCACGGCTTAAAGAGCTTTCAATCTGTTGGAATTTGTCAAAAACTTTAGGAAAATCTTCCTGTTTAATTCCGATACCCGTATCTTCAACAGTAATTTTTACATAATTTTGTTCAGAGTCAAGCTCGTGGCCTGAATCACTATAAAATAAAGTTGTGTCTATAGAATTAGTGCTAATTTCTTCTATATTTATCGAAATTTTGCCGTTATTGGGGGTAAATTTTATAGCGTTTGAAATAAGATTGTTTAAAATCTGTTCAATTTTACTGGAATCACCGTAAATGTTGAATTCATCCAAAGTTTTATTAACAGAAAGCCGAATATTTTTCTTTTCAGCAAGGTTTTCAAAAGTGGACATCACAAATTTAACGGGCTCAATTATATTTAGCTGTTCAAAACGATATTCCATTTTGCCTGCTTCAATTTTAGAGAGATCAAGAAGGTCATTGATAATTCCTGCAAGCCTGTCAACATTTCTTTTCGCGAGAGTAAGAAAATTATCCTGAATGTTTGTTATTTCGCCCATTCTTCCTGACAGCATCATTTCAAGCGAGTTTTTTATGGAAGTTAAAGGTGTTCTTAATTCGTGAGAGACGATAGAAATAAACTCCGATTTCAGTTTTTCAAGCTTTTCCAGTTTTATATTTGTTTTTTGTATTTCTTCATAAAGAAGAGCGCTTTCTAAAGGAAGCGCAACCTGTTTTACAACTGTCTGGAAGCAGGTTGAATCTTCTCCGGAAAATTCGTTTTGTCTGATAATTTCTACAGTGCCAAAAAACTTGTCAACAGTGCTTATTGGCGAAAACATGCAGTCCCAGTTCAATATATTTAAGTCTAAGAGACCATCCTGTTCTTTGATATGCTTTTCTACAGCAATATCAGCTATAGAAAGCTCAAAAGGAAGCTTATTTGTT
Protein-coding sequences here:
- a CDS encoding response regulator, translating into MTEENNKKKILIVDDEPDIVETLKFLIESEGFESIIAMDGEEALKKAKEENPDVIILDVMLPKINGYKVCRLLKFDNKYKHIPVLMVTARSQEEDKVIGEETGADEYITKPFDINEIVEKIHYYLKH
- the wecB gene encoding UDP-N-acetylglucosamine 2-epimerase (non-hydrolyzing), encoding MEKIRVLSVFGTRPEAIKMAPVVMELEKNKNDFESIVCITAQHREMLDQVLNLFNIKPDYDLNIMKHNQDLWTLTSGVLLQMKEVFEKTRPHVVLVHGDTTTALATSLSAFYAKIPIGHVEAGLRTFNKHYPFPEELNRVVADSVSSLYFAPTQQSVDNLLKENIAADKIYLTGNTVIDALLYTVNNNEFDLSEFNIDKNLKTILLTSHRRENFGEPLENICKAVKILVEKNSDIQVIYPVHLNPNVRKTVFGMLEGIDRVKLIEPLEYAPFASLMKQSHIILTDSGGVQEEAPSLGKPVFVLRDETERPEAVEFGTVKLVGSNTEKIVNSVQELLDSEEKYNLMASATNPYGDGFATSRIIQALKNNKEFLIKSLENNTILK
- a CDS encoding ATP-binding protein, giving the protein MSKILILSRNPDINNDLISLLSGVGYEAISVGTEKEAVKLANDFSPDIAIIDTSIVDINIAGICRSLKLQNETNDTQIILLTSKDSPSEEVLVGADGYITKPFNENILIATVNAHLRIKKLLDILYTNNSELAKSLYQLNVLYNISSQLAGTLDKTKLITIMNTGLDKSLNSALCHALIMNEPQDATLIINSLYPISEALEEALKLRAMLSYKSMFETNKLPFELSIADIAVEKHIKEQDGLLDLNILNWDCMFSPISTVDKFFGTVEIIRQNEFSGEDSTCFQTVVKQVALPLESALLYEEIQKTNIKLEKLEKLKSEFISIVSHELRTPLTSIKNSLEMMLSGRMGEITNIQDNFLTLAKRNVDRLAGIINDLLDLSKIEAGKMEYRFEQLNIIEPVKFVMSTFENLAEKKNIRLSVNKTLDEFNIYGDSSKIEQILNNLISNAIKFTPNNGKISINIEEISTNSIDTTLFYSDSGHELDSEQNYVKITVEDTGIGIKQEDFPKVFDKFQQIESSLSREVGGTGLGLPIAMQLIEAHKGKIWLESEPEKGSKFSFIIPLIRHTRLVTIHKK
- a CDS encoding sugar kinase, translating into MTDSLDIISIGECMVELSTNESLIYAETLHKYYGGDTLNTAVAAARLGSKVGYITRVGRDSFQTYLLDSWQAENLDTSNIKIVEGYNGLYILSIQEESRKEFVFYRKKSAATNLSIDDISEDYIQQANIVYSTGIVQSLSASAKGAVKKAFSIAKDKGCLVAYDPNYRERLWDADEAKEAMEEIIDCVDIIMLNNIHDAEWLIDQTSPDKIIKYFWDKGVSTVAVKMGKNGCVIGYNGEINTIPGRDAEVVDSTGAGDAFNGGFLHGIACGYTPFESARLATIVASEQIKGIGAVKSLPYRDKAYAEFGH